The following are from one region of the Acidobacteriota bacterium genome:
- a CDS encoding two-component regulator propeller domain-containing protein: MSQLFRTTILIGCLLGCVVTVYAQQLPIKIYTTSEGLARNRVTRIRMDSRNFLWFCTEEGLSRFDGYQFKNYSADDGLPSSNIWDFLETRDGNFWVATLNGLARYSPSGFQPSQKQRKPDRENQFFVTYPREDNRNPSVRSLFEDSQGTIWCGTWSGLFYLQYENDDWHLRPTEIKNYIYNIIEDRKGVLWFATSAGLFRKFADGRMEKFTVKNGLIDNNIRGLLEARDGSIWVGTGNGVCQLRKDIDPTQNIVQRILDVKKGITGECNWFFQPADNRLFICSGDGLFEIIETPDKRDYLVKPFSKVLGIGDNYIWAMVEDRDGNQWIATNTDGAIKISRNGFATWRKDDGIGTDFVVGLSENRAGNICVASYAASGRLISEFDGEKFKTVRPFSPKAITDFGLEAQQNNFQDHTGEWWIPTDSGLLRYPKVASLEKLATTPPKALYTVKDGLASNRVRKLYQDSRGDIWIGVVIPSNKAYLTRWERKTERFFHYTETDGLINDTITGIREDKSGNIWVVSARGSAARYKDGRFRRFDLVPQTPGRRLHEIYCDSKGRLWVGTAENGLICIDRPDDEQPQITFLTVKDGLSSNDIWDITEDNLGHLYLGTGRGVDRLDPQTKQVKHYSTDDGLTTNYVLMIHRDRHGAIWAGTQKGVSRLIPEPDPPLQPPPIFISRILIDGEKYSITELGDTQIEIAELSPSQNKLNIDFFGLSLAVGETLRYQYKLEGAGGDWSEPSTQRNVNFANLRSGSYRFLVRAVGTDGKVSAEPASVTFRILAPIWLRWWFITLSILLISSTVAVFIRFRLLRKREREQSEAALRQAKEERLRELEQVRRRIATDLHDDIGSNLTRISLLSEVAQRRVDGQEAPVGHQLSNIAKLSRELVDSMSEIVWAINPSKDHLSDLNQKMRHFASDVLTARQIDFIFRAPNLETDIKVGANVRREIFLLFKEGINNIVRHAKCTEVEIDFRADGENLELSLRDNGQGFAVDEKYQGHGLASMGERTRALGGELTINSVSDSGTTVKFVIPYRAHESNGHLS; encoded by the coding sequence GTGTCACAACTTTTTCGCACGACTATTTTAATCGGTTGCTTATTGGGGTGCGTGGTCACGGTCTATGCGCAGCAATTGCCGATTAAAATCTACACCACCAGTGAAGGGTTGGCGCGCAATCGGGTGACGCGCATTCGCATGGATTCCCGCAATTTCCTGTGGTTTTGCACCGAAGAAGGGCTTTCGCGATTTGACGGTTATCAATTCAAAAACTATTCGGCGGATGATGGATTGCCAAGCAGCAATATCTGGGATTTTCTGGAAACCCGCGATGGCAATTTCTGGGTGGCAACGCTTAATGGGTTGGCGCGCTATAGTCCTTCGGGTTTTCAGCCGTCGCAAAAACAGCGCAAGCCGGATCGGGAAAATCAATTTTTCGTAACCTATCCGCGAGAAGACAACCGTAACCCTTCCGTGCGTTCGTTATTTGAAGATAGTCAAGGAACCATCTGGTGTGGTACATGGTCTGGGCTTTTCTATCTCCAGTATGAAAATGACGACTGGCATTTACGACCCACCGAAATAAAAAATTATATTTACAACATCATTGAAGACCGTAAAGGCGTTTTATGGTTCGCCACCAGCGCCGGGCTGTTCAGAAAGTTTGCCGATGGACGGATGGAAAAATTCACCGTTAAAAACGGGTTGATTGATAATAATATTCGCGGTTTGCTGGAAGCCCGCGACGGCTCGATTTGGGTTGGCACCGGCAATGGTGTTTGTCAACTTCGCAAAGATATAGACCCAACGCAAAATATTGTTCAACGAATCCTCGATGTAAAAAAAGGTATTACCGGTGAATGCAACTGGTTTTTTCAACCTGCCGACAATCGTTTGTTTATCTGTAGCGGTGACGGACTCTTCGAGATTATCGAAACCCCGGATAAGCGCGATTATCTGGTCAAGCCTTTCTCAAAAGTTTTAGGCATCGGCGACAACTACATCTGGGCGATGGTCGAAGACCGCGATGGCAACCAATGGATTGCCACGAACACCGATGGCGCGATTAAAATTTCGCGCAACGGATTTGCAACCTGGCGAAAAGATGATGGCATCGGCACCGATTTCGTTGTCGGTCTGAGTGAAAATCGCGCGGGCAATATCTGTGTTGCCAGTTATGCGGCGAGCGGGCGACTGATTAGCGAATTTGATGGCGAAAAATTTAAGACCGTGCGTCCCTTCTCTCCCAAAGCGATTACCGATTTTGGTCTTGAAGCGCAGCAGAATAATTTCCAAGACCACACAGGCGAGTGGTGGATTCCCACAGACAGCGGCTTGCTGCGCTATCCGAAAGTTGCGAGCCTCGAAAAACTCGCCACCACACCGCCCAAAGCCCTCTACACCGTTAAAGACGGTTTGGCGTCGAATCGTGTGCGCAAACTTTATCAGGATTCGCGCGGTGATATTTGGATCGGCGTGGTGATTCCATCCAATAAAGCCTACCTCACTCGTTGGGAACGCAAGACCGAAAGATTTTTTCACTACACGGAAACCGACGGGTTGATTAATGACACCATCACCGGCATTCGCGAAGATAAGAGCGGCAATATCTGGGTGGTTTCGGCGCGTGGTTCAGCCGCGCGTTATAAAGACGGACGGTTTAGGCGATTTGATCTGGTGCCACAAACGCCGGGCAGACGATTGCACGAAATTTACTGCGACAGCAAAGGACGATTATGGGTGGGTACTGCAGAGAACGGCTTGATTTGCATCGACCGCCCCGATGATGAACAACCGCAAATAACTTTTTTGACCGTCAAAGACGGCTTATCGAGTAATGACATCTGGGATATAACCGAAGATAATTTGGGACATCTTTATCTGGGAACCGGACGCGGGGTTGACCGCCTCGACCCGCAAACCAAACAGGTCAAACATTATTCAACCGATGACGGATTGACCACCAATTATGTGTTGATGATTCATCGTGACCGGCATGGGGCAATCTGGGCGGGCACGCAAAAAGGCGTTTCGCGGTTGATTCCCGAACCTGACCCGCCTTTGCAACCGCCACCGATTTTTATCAGTCGAATTTTGATTGACGGAGAAAAATATTCCATCACCGAACTTGGGGACACCCAAATTGAAATCGCAGAGCTTTCGCCTTCACAAAACAAATTGAACATCGATTTTTTCGGATTGAGTTTAGCCGTCGGCGAAACCTTGCGTTACCAGTATAAACTCGAAGGCGCAGGTGGTGATTGGAGCGAGCCTTCGACGCAACGCAACGTCAACTTTGCCAATCTCCGATCCGGCTCTTATCGCTTTCTGGTGCGGGCAGTAGGAACAGATGGCAAAGTCAGCGCGGAACCCGCTTCGGTAACCTTTCGCATTCTCGCGCCCATCTGGTTGAGGTGGTGGTTTATTACCTTGAGCATCTTATTAATCAGTTCAACGGTTGCGGTATTCATCCGATTTCGCCTGCTCCGTAAACGTGAACGCGAACAGTCCGAGGCAGCTTTGCGGCAGGCGAAAGAGGAACGCTTGCGGGAACTCGAACAGGTGCGTCGGCGCATCGCTACGGATTTGCACGATGATATTGGCTCGAATTTGACGCGGATTTCTCTGCTCAGTGAAGTGGCGCAGCGCCGTGTAGATGGACAGGAAGCGCCCGTCGGTCATCAACTTTCCAATATCGCCAAATTATCGCGTGAACTGGTCGATTCGATGAGCGAAATTGTTTGGGCAATCAATCCCAGCAAAGACCATTTGAGCGATTTGAATCAAAAGATGCGCCATTTCGCGAGCGATGTATTGACTGCCCGGCAGATTGATTTTATTTTTCGCGCCCCCAATCTGGAAACCGATATTAAAGTTGGCGCGAATGTGCGCCGCGAAATATTTTTGCTGTTTAAAGAAGGCATCAACAACATCGTTCGCCATGCAAAATGCACGGAAGTGGAAATCGACTTTCGCGCCGATGGTGAAAACCTGGAACTCAGTTTGCGTGATAATGGTCAAGGGTTTGCTGTTGACGAAAAATATCAGGGGCATGGGTTAGCGAGTATGGGTGAACGCACGCGGGCGCTCGGCGGTGAATTGACGATTAATTCGGTTAGCGATTCCGGTACGACAGTCAAGTTCGTCATTCCCTATCGGGCGCATGAAAGTAACGGGCATTTGAGTTAG